ACGTGTCATTCGGGCAGAACGAGTACCCCAGGTCCAGCACCGCAGGCAGCTGGGAGGGCGAAACAGGGGAGAGGGCATCCGAGCTCATGCCGCCCAGGGTACGCCCCGCCCGCCGCCCGCACCGCAACCCTCACCACGCCGCCTCTCAGCCGCCCGTCAGGTTCGGCCCGTACGCTGCCCGCATGACCCGCACCCGCGCCCACCGTCCCCTGCGTCCTCTCCTGACGGGCCTGCTGGCCGCTGCGCTCGGCAGCGCCGCCCTCGCCGGAGGCGGACAGACCCCGCCCACCGGCGCGCCCACCACCGCGCCCTTCGGCTGCCGCGCCGGGTACGTCCGCCCGGACTTCGCCGCCCTGAACGCCCAGCTGAACCGCGCCCGCACCCTGTGGGCCGCCCAGCACCCCGCCAGCTACACCTACGACGTCGATCAGATCGCCGCGCCTGTCCTGTTTCCCGGCACCCGCGTGACTGTTCAGGCAGGCCGCGTGACCGGCACGGCCCTGGCCCCCGGGCAGGAGGGCACCGTGAACCCCACCCTGGCCGGGCGCACAGTGGACGCCCGCTTCACCGACATGGCCGCCACGCTGAACGCCCAGGCGAAAGCCCCCTGCCCGCTGGTCGAGCAGAGCTTCGACCCGCAGCTGGGCTACCCCACCCGCTTCGCGTCCGGCCTGGGTGACGCGGGCATCGCGGACGGCTTCGGCGAGTGGCGCATCACGAACTTCACCAGAACGAATTGACCACAGCGTCAAGGGCGGGTGCAAGGGCAGGTGCGCACCCGCCCTCACCCGGCCAGGAAGGGAGACACGACGGTTGGACGGTCTCTGCCTCGTCCTGGCGCAGAGGTCTGGGGCGACCCTGTGTCCGCCACTGGCCCCCTCGGCGGCGCGGCCCTCACGAAACGCCGCTGGGCAGGAGGGCCATGTTCAGTTCACCGCACGTCCTTTAGGGCGTCCCGGGCGGCCTGCGCGTCACGGGCAATCTGGGCCTTGAGTTCGTCCAGGCCGCTGAATTTCTGCTCGCCGCGCAGGTGCGTGAAGAACTTGACCTGCAACTCCTGTCCGTACAGGTCGCCCTCGAAGTCAAACAGGTGCACCTCGAAGCGGCGGTCCTGGCCATTGACGGTCGGGCGGAAGCCGACGTTCGCCATGCCGTGCCAGCGCCCATGATCCCCCACCGCCACGACCGCGAACACGCCTAGCGGCAGGGCCTTGCCGTCCGGCACGCGGATGTTCGCGGTGGGCCAGCCGATCGTGCGGCCTAAGCGGTCGCCCTGCACGACCACGCCCTGCGCGTCGTAGTGGCGGCCCAGCAGGCGCCGCGCGCCGTCCACATCGCCGCTCTTGAGGTACTCGCGCACGCGGGTGCTCTTGATGTCCTCGCCGCTCAGGCCGTGGATGGGCACCACAACCACCTCCGGCGCGACCTCGCGCAGGTCCGCGGCACTCCCGGCGCGGCCCCGCCCAAAGTGGAAGTCCTCGCCGACGACAATTGCGCGCGGGCGCAGCAGGCGCAGGTCATCCAGAAACGCCTCCTTCGGGCGGGACGCGAACTCCGGCGTGAAGGCCGCCGCGATGGTCTCGTCCACGCCGTAGCGGGCGAGCAGGTCCAGTTTCTCCGGGAGGGTGGACAGGAACTCCACGCCTTGCGTCAGGACCCGCGTGGGCGGATCGAAGGTGTATACCACGCTGGGCACCCGGTGCTCGCGCGCCTTGGCCTTCAGCTGCGCGATGAGCGCCTGATGCCCTAGGTGCACCCCGTCGAACGACCCCACCGCGACCACCGTGGCCGTGTCGGGCCGCTGACTCGGCGAGACGTACGTCTTCACGCGCCTCCACCCTGGCGGCCCGCCAGGACGGTCACGGCGTGCAGGGCCGCCGCCACCGTGGACGCACTGCCCACCAGCGACCCGTCCCGCAACCCCGCCAGGACCTGCGCGGGCGGCAGCCACAGCACCTCGATGCCCTCCTCGTCCTCGTCGTGCGGCAGCTTGCTCTCGCGGAGGTTCGTCGCCTCGAACACGTGCAGCAGCTCGTCGCAGAAGCCCGGGCTGGAATAGAAGCGCGTGATCAGCGTCATGTCGCCGTCCAGACCCGCCTCCTCCTGCAACTCGCGCCGCGCGGCCTGCTCGGGCGTCTCGCCAGCGTCAATCAGGCCAGCCGGGGCCTCCACGGTGAACGCACCCACCGCGCGCCGCTCCTGGCGGACCAGCAGCATCTCCCCGGCGTCGTTCAGGGCCAGCACCGCCACCGCGTCCGCGTGGCGCACCACCTCCCACTTGCCGCCTAAGAGTTCCAGGCGCACGATCCGCCCGTCATACACCACCCTCGTCTCGCCGCTCATCTTCCGGCAACTGTAATGCACCCGCCCCCACACCCGGGGCGGTCATACACTGCGCGTATGTTCACCCGCCCGGACCTGGAAGCGCGCGAGGCCGCCATGCTGGCCCCCTACGCCACCCTCAGCCGCGACCACGGCGGACGCGAACACGCAGAAGACGAAAGCGAGACCCGCACTGCCTTCCAGAAGGACCGCGACCGGGTGCTGCACACCACCGCCTTCCGCCGCCTGGAAGCCAAGACGCAGGTGTTCCTCTCGGCCGCCGGGGACCACTACCGCACCCGCCTGACCCACACCCTGGAGGTTCAGCAGGTCGCGCGCAGCGTCGCCCTGAGCCTCGGCCTGAACGAGACGCTCTCCGAGACCATCGCCCTGGCCCACGACCTCGGCCACCCCCCGTTCGGGCACGCCGGGGAACGCGTCCTGAACCAGCTGCTCTCGGATGAGGGCGGCTTCAACCACAACCTCCAGGCGCGGCGCATCGTCACGCTGCTCGAACACCCCAAGAGCGAGTACCCGGGCCTGAACCTCACGCACGACACCCTGGACGGCCTGAACAAACACCACCGCGCGGGCCTGGGCCAACCCAGCCTGGAAGCGCAGCTCGTGGACGCCGCCGACGCCCTGGCGTACACCGCGCACGACCTCGACGACGGCCTGCGCAGCGGCCTGATCACCCCCGCGCAACTGAGTGAACTGCCCCTGTGGGCCGAACTCACCCGCCGCGCCGGCGTGCACGGCCACGACCTGAGCGAACAGGGCCGCCGCACCCTGCACCGCCAGCTCCTCGGGTGGCTGATCAAGGACCTCACGCACGCCAGCCACGCCAGCATCCGTCAGAGCGGCGTCACCACCCCCGCCGAGGTCCGCGCGCAGCCCACCCGACTCATCACGTACAGCTCCGACATGCACGCCCTGCTGCGCGACACCGGCACGTTCCTGCGCGAGCACCTCTACCGCCACTGGCGGGTCGAGATGCAGGTCGAACAGGCCACCCAGGTCCTCCAGAGCCTGTACCACGCCCTGATGAACCGCCCCAGCATGCTCCCGCCCACCTACCGCGCCCTGGCCGCCAGCGAAGGCCAGCCGCGCGCCACCTGCGACTACCTCAGCGGCATGACCGACCGCTACGCACTGGACACGCACGCCACCATCACCCCCGGCGGCCCCGCCACCCTCTGGCCCCGCTGAGGCACCCGGCGGCAACAGGTGTTGACAGGGTGAAGACCCCCTGATACATTTATGCCCGCCTGCCCGAGAGGACAGCGCAAACAACAACAGGTGCGCGGGTGTAGCTCAGCTGGTTAGAGCGCACGCCTGATAAGCGTGAGGTCCCCAGTTCAAGTCTGGGCATCCGCACCAAGAACAGAAACCCCGTCATTGACGGGGTTCTTTCGTTCAGCCCATCGCAGGTCTAGGTAGTCGCCCCGCCTGTGCCCACGCTCTCGCCCAGCACGGTGCGGATCACGTCGCTGATCGTCACGACGCCCAGCAGGTCCCCATCCTCCGTGATGACCGGCAGGCCGTGCACGTCCAGGTTCAGCATGCGGATCAGGGCGTCACGCATGGGGACGCTCTCGGTGACGTACCCGGTGGGGGGGCGCATCAGGTCCGCGGCGGTCAGGCCGTTCAGGAAGAACTGGTCGGCCAGGACGGTGGGTCCGTGGGTCGCCCCAGCGCGGTCCACGGCGGCCGTGAGGTCCTTCTCGTGCAGCACGCCGCGCAGCTGGGTGCCCTGCACGACGGGCAGGACGTGCAGGCGCGTGATCTTCAGCGTGGCGGCGGCCTCGCTGGCGGGCGTGCCGGGCGTGACGGTCACGACGCCCCTGGTCATGTGCTGCTCGACCGCGCCCCAGTGCAGCCGCGCGGCGCGGCCCTCGGCCCGCAGGACGTCCGTCAGGGTCAGCATGCCGCGCAGCTCGCCGTCCTCGTCCACGACGGGCAGGCCCCCCACGCGCCGGTCCAGCATCAGCCGCAGCGCCGCCGTCAGGGGCGCGTCGGGCGTGACCGTCAGCACCGGGTGACGCATGATGTCCCGCGCCCGCACGCGCCCCACGCGGTCCGTGAACGCCCACGGGGTGAGGCCCTCGCTCAGGGTGGGCAGCGTGCGGCGCACCTCGCCGTCCGTCACGATCCCGACCACGCGGCCGTCCTGCACCACCGGCAGGCGCTTGACGCGCAGTTCCTGCATGGTGACCACGGCGTCCGTCAGGGTGCTGTGGGGGAAGAGGGTGACGGCGCGGGCGTGCATGGCGTCCTTCACGAGCAGGGGGGTGGTCATG
This DNA window, taken from Deinococcus radiotolerans, encodes the following:
- a CDS encoding DUF6174 domain-containing protein, which gives rise to MTRTRAHRPLRPLLTGLLAAALGSAALAGGGQTPPTGAPTTAPFGCRAGYVRPDFAALNAQLNRARTLWAAQHPASYTYDVDQIAAPVLFPGTRVTVQAGRVTGTALAPGQEGTVNPTLAGRTVDARFTDMAATLNAQAKAPCPLVEQSFDPQLGYPTRFASGLGDAGIADGFGEWRITNFTRTN
- the ribF gene encoding riboflavin biosynthesis protein RibF, yielding MKTYVSPSQRPDTATVVAVGSFDGVHLGHQALIAQLKAKAREHRVPSVVYTFDPPTRVLTQGVEFLSTLPEKLDLLARYGVDETIAAAFTPEFASRPKEAFLDDLRLLRPRAIVVGEDFHFGRGRAGSAADLREVAPEVVVVPIHGLSGEDIKSTRVREYLKSGDVDGARRLLGRHYDAQGVVVQGDRLGRTIGWPTANIRVPDGKALPLGVFAVVAVGDHGRWHGMANVGFRPTVNGQDRRFEVHLFDFEGDLYGQELQVKFFTHLRGEQKFSGLDELKAQIARDAQAARDALKDVR
- a CDS encoding NUDIX domain-containing protein; protein product: MSGETRVVYDGRIVRLELLGGKWEVVRHADAVAVLALNDAGEMLLVRQERRAVGAFTVEAPAGLIDAGETPEQAARRELQEEAGLDGDMTLITRFYSSPGFCDELLHVFEATNLRESKLPHDEDEEGIEVLWLPPAQVLAGLRDGSLVGSASTVAAALHAVTVLAGRQGGGA
- the dgt gene encoding dGTP triphosphohydrolase, which produces MFTRPDLEAREAAMLAPYATLSRDHGGREHAEDESETRTAFQKDRDRVLHTTAFRRLEAKTQVFLSAAGDHYRTRLTHTLEVQQVARSVALSLGLNETLSETIALAHDLGHPPFGHAGERVLNQLLSDEGGFNHNLQARRIVTLLEHPKSEYPGLNLTHDTLDGLNKHHRAGLGQPSLEAQLVDAADALAYTAHDLDDGLRSGLITPAQLSELPLWAELTRRAGVHGHDLSEQGRRTLHRQLLGWLIKDLTHASHASIRQSGVTTPAEVRAQPTRLITYSSDMHALLRDTGTFLREHLYRHWRVEMQVEQATQVLQSLYHALMNRPSMLPPTYRALAASEGQPRATCDYLSGMTDRYALDTHATITPGGPATLWPR
- a CDS encoding CBS domain-containing protein: MTTPLLVKDAMHARAVTLFPHSTLTDAVVTMQELRVKRLPVVQDGRVVGIVTDGEVRRTLPTLSEGLTPWAFTDRVGRVRARDIMRHPVLTVTPDAPLTAALRLMLDRRVGGLPVVDEDGELRGMLTLTDVLRAEGRAARLHWGAVEQHMTRGVVTVTPGTPASEAAATLKITRLHVLPVVQGTQLRGVLHEKDLTAAVDRAGATHGPTVLADQFFLNGLTAADLMRPPTGYVTESVPMRDALIRMLNLDVHGLPVITEDGDLLGVVTISDVIRTVLGESVGTGGATT